The Panulirus ornatus isolate Po-2019 chromosome 8, ASM3632096v1, whole genome shotgun sequence genome includes the window gttggtaggtcgtgctcctcctcatgatggtaggtcgtgctcctcctcatgttggtaggtggtgctcctcctcatgatggtaggtggtgctcctcctcatgttggtaggtggtgcttctcctcatgatggtaggtcgtgctcctcctcatgatggtaggtcgtgctcctcctcatgttggtaggtggtgctcctcctcatgttggtaggtggtgctcctcctcatgatggtaggtcgtgctcctcctcatgttggtaggtggtgctcctcctcatgttggtaggtggtgttcctcctcatgatggtaggtcgtgctcctcctcatgttggtaggtggtgctcctcctcatgttggtaggtggtgctcctcctcatgatggtaggtcgtgctcctcctcatgttggtaggtggtgctcctcctcatgttggtaggtggtgcttctcctcatgatggtaggtcgtgctcctcctcatgatggtaggtcgtgctcctcctcatgttggtaggtggtgctcctcctcatgttggtaggtggtgctcctcctcatgttggtaggtggtgctcctcctcatgatggtaggtggtgctcctcctcatgatggtaggtcgtgctcctcctcatgatggtaggtcgtgctcctcctcatgatggtaggtcgtgctcctcctcatgttggtaggtggtgctcctcctcatgttggtaggtcgtgctcctcctcatgatggtaggtggtgctcctcctcatgttggtaggtggtgctcctcctcatgatggtaggtggtgctcctcctcatgttggtaggtcgtgctcctcctcatgatggtaggtcgtgctcctcctcatgttggtaggtggtgctcctcctcatgatggtaggtcgtgctcctcctcatgatggtaggtcgtgctcctcctcatgatggtaggtcgtgctcctcctcatgttggtaggtggtgctcctcctcatgttggtaggtcgtgctcctcctcatgatggtaggtcgtgctcctcctcatgttggtaggtggtgctcctcctcatgttggtaggtggtgctcctcctcatgttggtaggtggtgctcctcctcatgatggtaggtggtgctcctcctcatgttggtaggtcgtgctcctcctcatgatggtaggtggtgctcctcctcatgttggtaggtcgtgctcctcctcatgatggtaggtcgtgctcctcctcatgatggtaggtgCTGTTCCTCACTATGGTAGGTGGTCCTCCTATTCTATAATCAATTATTATCCTCTCTTTACTTaaaaggaaacaaacaaacaaaaaaatatataaataaatgttaaTTATATTCTTAAATGACAAATCACCCTTACTCTTTCTATACAAATTACCCTTAGTTTTTCTATACAAATTACCCTTAGTTTTTCTATACAAATTACCTTTAGTTTTTCTATACAAATTACCTTTAGTTTTTCTATACAAATTACCTTTAGTTTTTCTATACAAATCACCTTTAGTTTTTCTATACAGATTACCTTAGTTTTTCTATACAAATTACCCTTAGTTTTTCTATACAAATTACCTTTAGTTTTTCTATACAAATTACCCTTAGTTTTTCTATACAAATTACCTTTAGTTTTTCTATACAAATTACCTTTAGTTTTTCTATACTACTTTCAATACGCTGCCTTACAGCAGCTGGttatgtggtctctctctcttcgttaacGCGAATTCAATCCGATGGCGAGCCAAGTCTGGTCAAAGGTTAAGTTAGATTTGGTCAGGTGAGGGTAAGGAAGGTTAGGTTTAACCCAGCATAGCGAGGTTAGGTTCAATCCAGTTCAGCGAGGTTATGGTTCAGTCCAGTTTAGCGAGGTTATGGTTCAGTCCAGTTTAGCGAGGTTATGGTTCAGTCCAGTTTAGCGAGGTTATGGTTCAGTCCAGTTTAGCGAGGTTATGGTTCAGTCTAGTTCAGCGAAGTTAGGTTCAGTCAAGTTCTGCGAGGTTAGGCTTTAAGCGACGTTAAGTCTGGCTTGATTAAATCGAGGGTGAGGTTAGGTCAAGTGaggggttaagttaggttaagttagattaggtcaaGATAGAAATTCAGCGAAGTAAGTTAGGTTTGGATTTAAATGAAGTCTGGTCAAGGGCTACGTTATACTGAATCAAGTTAGAGTTTAGTTAAGTAGGGTTAAATCAAGTTAGTTTGGTTAAATAGGGTTAAATCGTTAGTTTAGTTAAGTAGGGTTAAATCAAGTTAGTTTGGTTAAATAGGGTTAAATCGTTAGAGTTTAGTTAAGTAGGGTTAAATCAAGTGAGTTTTGTTAAATAGGGTCAAATCGTTAGAGTTTAGTTAAGTAGGGTTAAATCAAGTTAGAGTTTAGTTAAGTAATGTTTAGTCACCTTAGGTCAGGTGTGGTTAACTCAAGTTAGGGTTAATCTAAGTCGGTTTAGGTCACCTTGGTAAAGTCTAGTTAGATTTAATCCACTAAAGTCAGATATGGAGTTATATCAAGTTACGCCTGGTTAGGGGTAACGCTAGGTTAAATCAAGTTAGGGTTAAGTAAAGTTAACTGGGTTAGATCAGATCAAGTTAGGTTTTTAGTTAAGCAGGGTTAAGTCACCTTGGGTTAAATCTGGTTTGGCTAATCAAATTAAGGTTAAGTTAAGTAGCCTTAAGTTACGTTAGGGAAAGTTACGTTTCGAGCAAAATTTAGTTTGTTCAGGGGTTACGTCAGGTTACATAGAATTAGATTTAAGTTGAGGTTAGTTATGTAAAATCAAGTTAGTCACCTATGGATATGCCTGGTTATCTTTTATTCAAGTTAGGGTTAAGTACAGTTAAGTTAGTTTAGGTAAAGTGTGGTTAGGTAAATGAAGTCAGGGCTAAGTTTAGTACGGTTAAGTCACCTTAAAGTCAAGCAAGGTTTAGTGGAACAGTTAAGTTAGGTCAAGCTAGGTTAAGTCAAGTCAATcaaggtttggtttggtttgctTTGGTTACGCAACAGTTAGGTTAAGTCAAGTAAGGTTTGGTTTAGTTAGGCTACACTTAGGTTAAGACATGTCAAGTAAGGTATAGTTTACATAGGCTACAGTTAGGTTAAGTCAAGCTAGTTTAAGTCAAGGTGTGGCTTAgttaggctggaaatcctcccctcccgtttatcatcttccaaaaggaggaacagagaaagggaccaagtgaggatattccctctaaggctcagtcacctgttcttaacgctacctcgctaacgcgacgaTAAGgcgaataattatatatatatatatatatatatatatatatatatatatatatatatatatatatatatatatatatatatatatatatatatatatatcacaaatttCTTTTAAGAGACCTCCTCTTTAACTCCAGGTTGCAGTTACCTGGTTGCCCTATTAAGATAGCTTACCCTCCGTCATACACCCCCTCCATCACCttgctcctcaccacacacacacacacacacatacacacttgctgaagctggtgtgtgtgtgtgtgtgtgtgtgtgtgtgtgtgtgtgtgtgtgtgtgtgtgcattcataaACAGGAGTAAAGATGAAGTTACGTTTACACAGTAGTATATGATGAGGGGCAACTCCACtctgcccccgtcacacacaaatagtaatcacacactggGGCCGCGCGAGAGTAAATGGGTGGCTCCTACGagctgcagctctctctctctctctctctctctctctctctctctctctctctctctctctctctctctctctctctcctaaaagcACCGTGCAAACACATTAACCACACTAACGTACTTCACTCTTCACCCGGACAGAAAGACGCTGAGCTCCCCACCTCTAACTGGGACAATAGACTGGAGACTCACATCATCGGTGCCAGGTCGCTGATCATCAGGGGCCAGTGCAAGGCCGAGAAGAAGGAGCTGCGCGTCATCTCCTGCCAAGGGGTCAACGCCCGGAGCCAGGATGATGAATGTCGAGTGCGAATGATCATGTCGAATTCCAGCGCCGAGAGCATCACCAACGTAGCCAACTTGCTCAGGGTTTCCCACTCGAGCATAAAGACAGTCAACCTGGACGGAATCGAACAGTTCGACTTCGTCAACTCCAACGTGGACGACCTAACAGTTCGGGCGGTCTTCAGCAAGTCTACCATCATAACTTCGGATATTCGCATCATCAggtctgtggtgctggagggaggcTTTAACTTCGAGGCGCAAGACAGCGACATTGGTGACATCCAGTACCTTCACTACAACACGTCGAACGAGGAGTCCAACATGGTCGACGTGAGGATTGGCAACGTTCGCGAGGGGGGGATAGTGGTGAGCAACGGGCGACTCACGCTGAGGAACGCCTCGATCGGCAACCTGCAATCAAGGGCCATACGTGTCCAAGGGAAGGGAGAGCTGtggctggaggaggggagggtaacTCACGCCAGCTTCGACAGCGTGATCATGGACGGTGGGACTATCATGCTTAGGGAAGTGGAGTTGGGCAGCCAGGGCAAagtctccttcaccatctccGACACTGCCGGCAACCTTGTGCCCTTCATCGTAGCCTTAGGTCGCACCTCAACGACCAAGTGGATACTAATAGGCATAGCGATCGGTCTTGTCATTGGCCTCATCATAAGCGGGGGACTCTTCTTTATTATGCGAAGAAGGCGAAGCACCAAATCAAGTGATCGTGAAGGCATGGAACTCCTGACCAACAACACCATGACGTCGCCCGAGCCTTCTAAACGACCAGAcggccaacagcagcagcaccagcagaagACCAACAATGACGATGAAGGAGACCTGTACGAAGACTATGACGAAGTCCTCCAGaccgtccctcctccacccaacgcCATGAATCTTTTACCGAAGAATCCACCACCGCTCACAACCCTGCCTGTGGAGCgatcagagcagcagcagcagcaggagacagaagaggaagaataTGCCGAGGTCGACAATGAGAGCGACCCTCGTCAACCGCGGCTCATCAACTCCTTGCCGAAGAACAATTACCCGTTCCCCCCCCTGAACCACCTAACCCAGGCGAAAAATCAGTCTACAACAGCTCCGTCGCTACCTAATACTCTTCCACCTGCCCCTCCAACCGTCGCCAAGTCTCCAAACTTAAGCCGTCCCCCTCCGCCCACAGCCGCTCCCCCTCTTTCCCACGCCACTCCCCCGGGTATGTTCAACCAGCCACCTTCAGCCCGTATGCCTCCTCCGCCCCCTCAGAGGATGGACTCCGTGAAAAAGGTCCCCGCCCCATCCCCGTCCTCCTTCTCAGACGAGCGAGACCGTctgacgccgccgccgccgccgccaccaaccAAGGAGCTGCAGCAGGCGTCTCACGGAAAGCGCTCGTTTCTGCACACGGAGAGCAGGAACCCGCTAGACATCGCCAGGGCCGGCGACGGCGGCGCCCCTTCGGGA containing:
- the LOC139749825 gene encoding uncharacterized protein, which produces MRATLGGNPSVLPTGKRRQKSLLRAVVAAVLVLAVGPQGRSGTATAIQLFNDSPHCTREKNGTWLVCDLSNNTMKDAELPTSNWDNRLETHIIGARSLIIRGQCKAEKKELRVISCQGVNARSQDDECRVRMIMSNSSAESITNVANLLRVSHSSIKTVNLDGIEQFDFVNSNVDDLTVRAVFSKSTIITSDIRIIRSVVLEGGFNFEAQDSDIGDIQYLHYNTSNEESNMVDVRIGNVREGGIVVSNGRLTLRNASIGNLQSRAIRVQGKGELWLEEGRVTHASFDSVIMDGGTIMLREVELGSQGKVSFTISDTAGNLVPFIVALGRTSTTKWILIGIAIGLVIGLIISGGLFFIMRRRRSTKSSDREGMELLTNNTMTSPEPSKRPDGQQQQHQQKTNNDDEGDLYEDYDEVLQTVPPPPNAMNLLPKNPPPLTTLPVERSEQQQQQETEEEEYAEVDNESDPRQPRLINSLPKNNYPFPPLNHLTQAKNQSTTAPSLPNTLPPAPPTVAKSPNLSRPPPPTAAPPLSHATPPGMFNQPPSARMPPPPPQRMDSVKKVPAPSPSSFSDERDRLTPPPPPPPTKELQQASHGKRSFLHTESRNPLDIARAGDGGAPSGIGGRARPPIPGNKPSMSSTGLKPTGGTFSTGEEEDLYDTLEEQ